In one window of Streptomyces sp. NBC_01224 DNA:
- a CDS encoding cytochrome P450 yields MEPVAGARHCPFDYAEALEFDPVLRHLMTEEPVSRIRLPHGDGEAWLVTGYDDVRTVTTDRRFSRSAIIGRNFPRMTPEPIVQDEAINVMDPPGSSRLRSLISKGFAPRHMERMKVRTQHVVDELLDRMEEHGAPADLFEHLAAPLPLTTICEVLDIPEADRAQLRAHARTMMDTTVENKDAAVRAKADLRAYFQKLTAERRADPGDDLISALATARDGNEILNDQELTVMAMVLLITGQDTTTYEIGNIAYTLLTRPAELAMLRERPGMLPQAMEELLRFIPFRKGVGIPRVALENVELSGVLIREGDIVHVSYLTANRDPRKFDRPDELDLERENPSHMTFGWGGHHCLGAPLAATELQVAIGTLLERFPALKLATPAEEVRWNKTSIWRYPLELPVTW; encoded by the coding sequence ATGGAACCAGTCGCCGGCGCACGGCACTGCCCGTTCGACTATGCCGAGGCCCTCGAATTCGACCCGGTGCTCAGGCACTTGATGACCGAAGAACCCGTCTCCCGCATCCGGCTGCCGCACGGCGACGGCGAGGCGTGGCTCGTCACCGGCTACGACGACGTGCGCACGGTGACCACCGACCGGCGCTTCAGCCGGAGCGCCATCATCGGCCGCAACTTCCCGCGCATGACCCCTGAGCCGATCGTTCAGGACGAAGCGATCAACGTGATGGACCCGCCGGGCAGCAGCCGCCTGCGCAGCCTGATCTCCAAGGGCTTCGCGCCTCGTCACATGGAGCGCATGAAGGTACGTACCCAGCATGTCGTGGACGAGCTGCTGGACCGGATGGAGGAGCACGGAGCCCCCGCCGATCTCTTCGAGCATCTGGCGGCCCCGCTGCCCCTGACCACCATCTGCGAGGTCCTCGACATTCCCGAGGCCGACCGCGCACAGCTGCGCGCCCACGCCCGGACGATGATGGACACGACCGTCGAGAACAAGGACGCCGCGGTACGTGCCAAGGCCGATCTCCGCGCCTACTTCCAGAAGCTGACGGCCGAGCGGCGCGCGGACCCCGGCGACGACCTGATCAGCGCGCTGGCCACGGCTCGCGACGGGAACGAGATCCTCAACGACCAGGAACTGACCGTGATGGCCATGGTGCTGCTCATCACGGGCCAGGACACCACCACGTACGAGATCGGCAACATCGCCTACACGCTGCTCACCAGGCCGGCCGAGCTCGCGATGCTGCGCGAGCGCCCCGGCATGCTCCCGCAGGCCATGGAGGAACTGCTCCGCTTCATCCCGTTCCGCAAGGGCGTCGGCATCCCCCGGGTCGCCTTGGAGAACGTGGAGCTGAGCGGGGTGCTGATCCGGGAGGGGGACATCGTGCACGTCTCCTATCTGACGGCCAACCGCGACCCCCGGAAGTTCGACCGGCCCGACGAGCTGGATCTGGAGCGCGAGAATCCGTCCCACATGACGTTCGGCTGGGGCGGACACCACTGTCTCGGCGCGCCGCTCGCCGCAACGGAGCTCCAGGTCGCCATCGGAACCCTGCTGGAGCGCTTCCCCGCTCTGAAGCTGGCGACGCCGGCCGAGGAAGTGCGCTGGAACAAGACCTCGATCTGGCGCTATCCCCTCGAACTGCCTGTCACCTGGTGA
- a CDS encoding DUF1259 domain-containing protein — translation MTGDRQQDTKLRAITSRRRVLAAAALAPMLTAAGPAAARALPNGMTGPGHGRRVRPVPTGLADWAGVARALGRTGNMLRGTTYHTGFPRRDLHVVSDGVVVTPGLALGTHVAFVRYADGSTMLMGDVVVTEDELQWVTDAWQAHGIEQTALHKHLLAQTPDIWWTHVHAHGHDAVALARGLRAGFDRTGTPPALPPGPPAPVDLDIAGMEAVLGAKGSIEDGLYKSIFVRRETIADGHLILPPGLGSTSAFNFQPLGGGRAALSGDCVMLAHEVQNVLKALRRGGIKLVELHNHHLAEDPRLFFTHFWAVGDGVELARAVRPAVDATNVVPSG, via the coding sequence ATGACTGGGGACCGACAGCAGGACACGAAACTACGGGCGATCACATCGCGGCGACGCGTACTGGCAGCAGCCGCACTCGCACCGATGCTGACCGCTGCGGGGCCGGCCGCCGCTCGCGCCCTGCCCAACGGGATGACGGGGCCGGGGCACGGCAGGCGGGTCAGGCCGGTGCCGACCGGACTGGCGGACTGGGCGGGCGTGGCGAGAGCGCTGGGCCGCACCGGCAACATGCTGCGCGGAACGACCTACCACACGGGCTTCCCCCGGCGGGACCTTCACGTGGTCTCCGACGGCGTGGTCGTCACACCCGGGCTCGCGCTGGGCACGCATGTGGCCTTCGTCCGTTACGCCGACGGCAGCACGATGCTGATGGGCGACGTGGTGGTCACCGAGGACGAACTGCAATGGGTGACCGATGCCTGGCAGGCGCACGGAATCGAGCAGACCGCGCTCCACAAGCACCTGCTCGCCCAGACCCCCGACATCTGGTGGACCCACGTCCATGCACACGGTCACGACGCGGTTGCCCTGGCCCGCGGTCTGCGCGCCGGATTCGACCGCACCGGAACCCCGCCCGCCCTGCCGCCGGGACCGCCGGCCCCGGTCGATCTGGACATCGCCGGAATGGAGGCGGTGCTGGGCGCCAAGGGTTCCATCGAGGACGGGCTCTACAAGAGCATCTTCGTCCGCCGCGAGACCATCGCGGACGGCCATCTGATCCTGCCGCCCGGCCTGGGATCGACCAGCGCGTTCAACTTCCAGCCGCTGGGCGGCGGCCGGGCCGCGCTCAGCGGTGACTGCGTCATGCTCGCCCATGAGGTGCAGAACGTACTGAAGGCACTGCGGCGCGGCGGGATCAAGCTCGTCGAGCTGCACAACCATCACCTGGCGGAGGACCCCCGCCTGTTCTTCACCCACTTCTGGGCCGTGGGCGACGGCGTCGAGCTCGCCCGGGCGGTGCGCCCCGCGGTGGACGCCACCAACGTCGTACCTTCCGGCTGA